GAAAACCTGCCGGACTCAGCATATTTAAAACTGCCGTCATCAGTGACACTCACTAACTATATAAACCCGTTCAAGTTCCTTGAATAAGCTACAACCCTGCAACCCTGACTTGTCCGAACTTTTTGCCTCCTCCGACCAACCATCTGCACATCAAATGATGGCTGCTGCTAAGTGGCTGCCGAGTCtgctggtggtgctgctggCTGCAGCGTATCTGGCTCACGCACAGGACAGGATTAAGATGTGTGGGCGAGAGCTTATCCGTCTGGCCGTCTCATCCTGCGGGAACTCTCGGCTGAGGAGAAGCATCCCGGACGCAGAACTGAGCCAACAGCAGCTCACCGCTGGCTGTAAGTTCTCTCCGTTTaagtatttgttcttttatcatTTCATGTATTTTCTATAAATACTTGATGCTTCCTCTCGTCACAGCTGACCAGGATTTCTCCACTGAGGAGGACCAGGCGTCAGAGACAATCCATGCCCCCCTACAGTCTGATGAGAACAGGGTCGCCTCCTCTTTGGCTCCTCACTGGCACCCCCTGACCTTTCGAATCAGACGAGCTGCTGGAAAAATATCTGACATTTGCTGCGAGAAAGGATGCAGCATGAAAGAGCTTATTCAGTTTTGCTAAGTATAGCTCTACCACTTGTCCAACAGTGGAAaagaagattttattttgggctGTGAAGTCGTGAGGGACCTTTGCCAAGTAAacaatttttgaaaaatctaGTCAAATAATTCAATATGTTTCATGTGACTTAAGAAAAGCTTTGATTAAAGGATGGATTGCTCTGTGTGCAAGGGAcagtaaaaacagagaaaaacaaagtgaaCACGGGCTTTATGGAGAGAGATCAAATCAGATGCTATTTATTTGTATTagtataatttatttcagtaaaatcaGTGCAAAACAGACACACTGCAATAAACGTTTGATGATTACAAAGTCATGCCTGGGATGTTTTTCTGCACCCGTTTAATCACAATAAGgtcaaaaaagacaaagaaaattatTCATGATAAAGTAGGTGCCAAGCAATCATAATCAATGTTTTAATGTCTTCTCTTTTGCTGTTGTGGGGCCGGCACTCATCCTTCAAAACTACTCTCATGCTTCATGGACAATCTAGTTCTAAATTAGAAAGTTTGTTCTCTTAAATAACATTATCATGGTAGTACTTATTTTGTCAGAGTTGTGGCTGAAGAAAGGCAACATTAGAACATGTCTTCTGATGAGTTTCTATCAGATTAAAAGTTAAGATAAGGtataaaaggttaaaaacaaggttttatAAAATATACTTTCCAtgaagcccacatttctgtgttcattttTTCTTACGGTTGCCCAATATTGTAAtcttgaattttgtttttccatttgcatTAAAATCATCACAATCAGCAGAAACAAAGGCTTGAAAAcgtcagtctgtgtgtaattaatccaaaaatatgtttaactTAGTAAATTGGCTTATTGGAAAAAATTCAATTTTAACAATACTTTAAGTTATTAATTATGACACTAAGTTTTACTTTCATTAGCTTTAAAAGTACTTTAAGGCAAATATTCCAATCATCTGACCTGATCAGTCATGTGGGAAGGCGTTTCAGTCATGCTGTCTTTTATAATATTCTTTTCAGTTTATGCAGGGTTGAGGAAGGAATTTTATTTGTGACCCTGAACCTGCATATAAACAGCTTTGCCCCTTCTCCTTCCTATAGTCTGAACACCAAAAATCTTTCTGCTTCCAGCTTTATTTATGAGTTCATACCACTCTAAGTCATTAAGCAAACAAATCAGTATAATGTACATCATAACATACACATAGACATTCACACATGTGCCTACACACATCAACATTAAGACATtaggggagtgttggcctagtggttagagcattgtgcttgtgtaaacctgaaggttctgggttcaacccccacagactgccactctgggtccctgactAAGACCCTCTActcccaattgctccccaggtctGGTAAAAGCAGCCAAAAGTAAAGAATGTGTAATGCTTAAtaattcagaattttttttgctttactaAGAATTGTGATGTCTCTAGATTGTTTAGTCTGAACATATTCAATGTGAGGTTTCCAGAAGATTCTGTAGTCAATAATCACATCcaataactttatttaatttactcTTCCCACCTTTACCCCATCTTTTATGACTTTCACATCTATATTTCCTTCACAGTTACCAAATAACAGGAACTTAGTTTTCTCTAAATTTAGGGGCCATTTGTTTTGGGCAAACCAGTTTATAGTTTATGCATCTCTGACGTCATATAATCCAAAAGCTGCTGCAAGCAGTTCAGAGAATATTTGTATCATCTGCAGGCATGACGACTATTCACAAATAGCTGCCTGCGACTTAAATAGCTCTTCATCCATTCCAGAACCTGctctcccccccccacacacacaaacacacacacacacacacacacacacacacacacacacacacacacacacacacacacacacacacacacacagacacacacacacacacacacacagacacagacacagacacagacacagacacacacacacacactataacGCTCTAATTTCCTGATTAATATATTGTGACCAGTtgtatcaaatgctttttaaatcaacaaatagACCTATCACAAACTGTTGATCCATGGAGTGGATGATTTCCTCTGTTAATTCCAGGACTACTAATGTTGTGGATCTCTGGGATCTAAATCCATGTTGACTTTTAGAAAGTAGTTTGTATTTATCAGTGAAGTTTTCCAGTCTGTCAATAAGGAGTTTTTCTAAAATCTTCAAAAAATGTTGGTGGTAGAGAAATCAGTTGTGAATTGGTGTCTACCTCCAGATTTATATCATGGTGATTTTTGCAGTTTTCAATTTGTTTGGAAATGTACCAGTTTGGAAAGAGAGAGTGGAAAGAGGGGTTGCAGATATAAGGCAGTGGTTTAACAATTCCATCGATAACTCTTCTGACTGTTGTCACATCAGTGCCATCACAGTcagtggagcttttttttttacatttgttaacAACAGCTatgatctctctctcttccaCTGCTGTGAGAAATATTGAATttggatttttgttgttgtgagtATCTCATTGCAGCTCTCGGTTATTGCTTGATCaaggatttttttgtgtgccaGTTTTGGGCTGACACAAACTacacaggaggcagagctgggggtagcagagatgaagatgcaTTCATGAAAAATACTGCCTCAAGGTTCTTTACAAAAGAAGTCTAACAAATCCAATCATGCAGACAGAATTTGATCACTGTTATTAAATCAACCAAGTAGAGTTTTGTATTGAGATAGGTAATACGTTTTATGTCTACGGAAACCCAGcaaattgcattaaatcacaGACTTGCAACATTTACTACTTttggatgagcatgtagcaaCGGTGGACAGTCACCTGCATTGTGCCTTTGACTTTGCAGCATGGTCAGgtgtagcgacagtggaaagaaagtgaaagaaatttTTGAATGAgctgagctggaacagagacacatctaaaacatgtaggACAGGCCTACCAGGTTTGGGAAGCACTGAGCTATAGGAACGGAACATTAAGGTATTAAAGTTGCTCAGTTGATGCCTC
This genomic window from Fundulus heteroclitus isolate FHET01 chromosome 6, MU-UCD_Fhet_4.1, whole genome shotgun sequence contains:
- the LOC118563387 gene encoding relaxin-3-like, with protein sequence MMAAAKWLPSLLVVLLAAAYLAHAQDRIKMCGRELIRLAVSSCGNSRLRRSIPDAELSQQQLTAGSDQDFSTEEDQASETIHAPLQSDENRVASSLAPHWHPLTFRIRRAAGKISDICCEKGCSMKELIQFC